A genomic stretch from Frigoribacterium sp. PvP032 includes:
- a CDS encoding glycoside hydrolase family 6 protein gives MPHLTPHLLRTALGLTVVAAALGLAGCTSADRDDAGPSPTTSPTDDANGTTSPEPSPAPTSTADAAPRPFGAITPDSIRSAPNTLVFDGGLATEPNSLAARAAERLTARGDDDAARAAELIAERPVALWLGDGHDDAALVDEITDYLVAAELQDATPVFVTYAIPDRDCGNYSAGGLAADDYPAWNQLVADTLRGHRAVVIVEPDSLGMLTRCPDLAEERLPLIRESVAAFADAGVPAYLDGGNSNWVPAREMAERLEQAGVERARGFYTNVASFYPVDDERAYAERVSELTGDSRYVIDVSRNGQGWRGTWCNPEGAGLGQDPHVTGGSKGLDAFLWVKTPGISDGTCNGGPPAGEWWASFAEGLVERRSE, from the coding sequence ATGCCGCACCTGACGCCGCACCTCCTGCGCACCGCCCTCGGCCTGACCGTCGTCGCCGCCGCCCTCGGCCTGGCCGGCTGCACGTCCGCCGACCGCGACGACGCAGGCCCGAGCCCGACGACCAGCCCGACCGACGACGCGAACGGCACGACGTCGCCCGAGCCGTCCCCTGCCCCCACCTCGACCGCCGACGCCGCCCCCCGGCCCTTCGGCGCGATCACCCCCGACTCGATCCGCTCCGCCCCCAACACCCTCGTCTTCGACGGCGGGCTGGCCACCGAGCCGAACTCCCTCGCCGCCCGCGCCGCCGAGCGCCTCACCGCCCGCGGCGACGACGACGCCGCCCGTGCCGCCGAGCTGATCGCCGAGCGCCCCGTCGCGCTCTGGCTCGGCGACGGGCACGACGACGCCGCCCTCGTCGACGAGATCACCGACTACCTCGTCGCCGCCGAGCTGCAGGACGCGACCCCCGTCTTCGTCACCTACGCCATCCCCGACCGGGACTGTGGCAACTACTCCGCCGGAGGACTCGCGGCCGACGACTACCCCGCCTGGAACCAGCTCGTCGCCGACACCCTCCGCGGCCACCGCGCGGTCGTGATCGTCGAGCCCGACTCGCTCGGCATGCTGACGCGCTGCCCCGACCTCGCCGAGGAGCGCCTCCCCCTCATCCGCGAGTCGGTCGCAGCGTTCGCCGACGCCGGGGTGCCCGCCTACCTCGACGGCGGCAACTCGAACTGGGTGCCCGCACGCGAGATGGCCGAGCGCCTCGAGCAGGCCGGCGTCGAGCGCGCCCGCGGCTTCTACACGAACGTCGCGAGCTTCTACCCGGTCGACGACGAGCGCGCCTACGCCGAGCGGGTCAGCGAGCTCACCGGTGACAGCCGGTACGTCATCGACGTCTCGCGCAACGGCCAGGGCTGGCGCGGCACCTGGTGCAACCCCGAGGGAGCCGGCCTCGGCCAGGACCCGCACGTCACCGGCGGCAGCAAGGGCCTCGACGCGTTCCTGTGGGTGAAGACGCCCGGCATCAGCGACGGCACCTGCAACGGCGGGCCGCCCGCGGGCGAGTGGTGGGCGTCGTTCGCCGAGGGTCTGGTCGAGCGCCGCAGCGAGTAG
- a CDS encoding MerR family transcriptional regulator yields the protein MTDVDAPMMQIGELADRAEMSLRTIRHYDEVGLLTPSGRSDGGFRLYTDADFSRLMVIRRMKPLGFSLDEMAELLRVVDALTAAGADGEGGGAPDTRARLDAFIADAVERRARLERQLAMADEFLELLRSR from the coding sequence ATGACGGACGTCGACGCACCGATGATGCAGATCGGCGAGCTCGCCGACCGTGCCGAGATGTCGCTGCGCACGATCCGGCACTACGACGAGGTCGGGCTGCTCACCCCCTCGGGCCGCAGCGACGGCGGGTTCCGCCTCTACACGGACGCCGACTTCTCGCGGCTGATGGTCATCCGACGCATGAAGCCGCTGGGCTTCTCCCTCGACGAGATGGCCGAGCTGCTGCGGGTCGTCGATGCGCTGACTGCTGCCGGTGCCGACGGTGAAGGAGGCGGGGCGCCCGACACCCGCGCCCGTCTCGACGCCTTCATCGCGGACGCCGTCGAGCGCCGGGCCCGACTCGAGCGGCAGCTGGCCATGGCCGACGAGTTCCTGGAGCTGCTGCGCAGCCGCTGA
- a CDS encoding SulP family inorganic anion transporter codes for MTADTPQPRAVAPARPDDSVRAVLLSPRLLTREALAGIVTTLALVPEVISFSVIAGVDPMVSLVASVVLAVVMSLLGGRPAMVTAAAGSVALVIAPLVRTHGVEYVLPTVLLAGVIQIVFGTAGLARLMRFIPRSVMIGFVNALGILIFVAQVPHLIDVPWIVYPLFALTIAIVVLLPRFTTVVPAPLVAIVVVTVIVVAAGLTDVHTVGDEGPMGGGLPGLTPWLVPFSPETLGIILPTALSVAFVGLMETLLTAKLVDDITETPSHKGKESWALGVANIAAGAYGGIAGCAMIGQTVVNVKIGRARTRVSTLAAGLFLLLLVTGLSSVMARIPMVALAAVMMVVAITTVDWHSVRPSTLRRMPVPETLVMVVTVGVVVATNNLAIGVAVGVLLAMVLFARRIAHVIRVERTVEVPADSESSAAAAGRVRYDVVGPLFFGSSNDLVEHFSYADDADDAAHGATVLVDLSRASVWDASSVAALDSVEAKFAAHGLDVEFVGLDERSGSFHGRLTGQLGG; via the coding sequence GTGACCGCCGATACCCCCCAGCCCCGCGCCGTCGCGCCCGCTCGTCCCGACGACAGCGTGCGTGCGGTGCTCCTCTCGCCACGCCTCCTCACCAGGGAGGCGCTGGCCGGCATCGTCACCACCCTCGCCCTCGTGCCCGAGGTGATCTCGTTCTCGGTCATCGCCGGCGTCGACCCGATGGTCAGCCTGGTCGCGTCGGTCGTGCTCGCCGTGGTGATGTCGCTGCTCGGCGGCCGACCCGCGATGGTGACCGCCGCAGCGGGCTCGGTCGCCCTCGTGATCGCGCCGCTCGTGCGCACCCACGGCGTCGAGTACGTGCTGCCGACCGTGCTGCTGGCCGGCGTCATCCAGATCGTCTTCGGCACCGCCGGCCTCGCCCGCCTCATGCGGTTCATCCCGCGCTCGGTGATGATCGGCTTCGTCAACGCGCTCGGCATCCTGATCTTCGTCGCGCAGGTGCCGCACCTGATCGACGTGCCGTGGATCGTCTACCCGCTCTTCGCGCTGACGATCGCGATCGTCGTGCTGCTGCCGCGGTTCACGACCGTCGTCCCGGCACCGCTCGTGGCGATCGTGGTCGTGACCGTGATCGTCGTGGCCGCGGGCCTGACCGACGTGCACACCGTCGGCGACGAGGGACCGATGGGAGGCGGCCTGCCGGGACTCACCCCGTGGCTGGTGCCCTTCAGCCCGGAGACCCTCGGCATCATCCTGCCCACGGCGCTCAGCGTCGCGTTCGTCGGCCTGATGGAGACGCTGCTCACCGCGAAGCTCGTCGACGACATCACGGAGACGCCCTCGCACAAGGGCAAGGAGTCGTGGGCCCTCGGCGTCGCGAACATCGCCGCGGGCGCCTACGGTGGCATCGCGGGCTGCGCCATGATCGGCCAGACCGTCGTCAACGTGAAGATCGGCCGCGCGCGGACCCGGGTCTCGACCCTCGCCGCCGGCCTGTTCCTGCTGCTGCTGGTCACCGGGCTCAGCTCGGTGATGGCGCGGATCCCGATGGTCGCCCTCGCCGCCGTGATGATGGTGGTCGCGATCACGACCGTCGACTGGCACAGCGTCCGGCCGTCGACGCTGAGGCGCATGCCCGTGCCGGAGACACTGGTCATGGTGGTCACGGTGGGGGTCGTCGTCGCGACGAACAACCTCGCGATCGGGGTCGCCGTCGGCGTGCTGCTCGCCATGGTGCTTTTCGCCCGGCGCATCGCGCACGTCATCCGGGTCGAGCGGACCGTCGAGGTGCCTGCGGACAGCGAGAGCTCGGCGGCCGCTGCCGGGCGAGTCCGCTACGACGTCGTCGGCCCGCTGTTCTTCGGCAGCAGCAACGACCTCGTCGAGCACTTCTCCTACGCCGACGACGCCGACGACGCGGCGCACGGCGCGACCGTCCTCGTCGACCTGAGCCGCGCCTCCGTGTGGGACGCCTCGAGCGTCGCGGCGCTCGACTCGGTCGAGGCCAAGTTCGCCGCACACGGCCTGGACGTCGAGTTCGTCGGCCTCGACGAGCGCAGCGGCTCGTTCCACGGTCGCCTCACGGGCCAGCTCGGCGGCTGA
- a CDS encoding M23 family metallopeptidase, translated as MLRRPAPLSVPLPAVPPSFRAAASRTASRAASRAAVAALLVVGLAAVPVLAAPAPAQAAGPSWQQVLDARGSEQAKEAALADIQVALEAASSRAADAQAAADEAGAALTTAQLAVDEATGEYETVKQKAEAARADADAAQVVVGQAAALLARPGSGGLTGDLMSSGAGAEEVLRDLSMSTKIGENLSALRDRAVSAENLATSLADQAAVALAERDKLADEASDALDAAVAASDTAQRDVAAVDEEKATLAAQAAALQDDRLSLEQAYASAQAKAAADAAAAAAAARAAAAAAAPAPPRGGGGSRPAGPGSPGTSVPDPGTGWVAGIRSYSSYQAYGYRVHPITGDYKLHAGADFGASCGTAIYSVAAGTVTYAGAAGGYGNLIIIDHGNGISSAYGHMERSGIYVANGQSVSAGQNIAGVGTAGGSTGCHLHLEIRRGGIATDPVAFLATKGVR; from the coding sequence ATGCTCCGCCGCCCTGCCCCCCTGTCCGTCCCGCTGCCCGCTGTTCCCCCCTCGTTCCGGGCCGCCGCCTCCCGCACCGCGTCCCGAGCGGCCTCGCGTGCCGCGGTCGCCGCCCTGCTCGTCGTGGGCCTCGCGGCCGTCCCGGTGCTGGCAGCCCCGGCCCCGGCGCAGGCGGCCGGCCCGAGCTGGCAGCAGGTGCTCGACGCGCGTGGCTCAGAGCAGGCGAAGGAGGCGGCGCTCGCCGACATCCAGGTCGCGCTCGAGGCGGCCTCGTCCAGGGCCGCCGACGCCCAGGCGGCCGCGGACGAGGCGGGCGCCGCCCTGACGACGGCGCAGCTCGCCGTCGACGAGGCCACCGGCGAGTACGAGACGGTGAAGCAGAAGGCCGAGGCCGCGCGGGCCGACGCCGATGCGGCGCAGGTCGTGGTCGGCCAGGCCGCGGCGCTGCTCGCCCGCCCGGGCAGCGGCGGGCTCACGGGCGACCTGATGTCGTCCGGTGCGGGTGCCGAGGAGGTGCTGCGCGACCTGAGCATGTCGACGAAGATCGGCGAGAACCTCAGCGCGCTCCGCGACCGGGCAGTCTCGGCCGAGAACCTGGCGACCTCGCTGGCCGACCAGGCCGCGGTCGCCCTGGCCGAGCGCGACAAGCTGGCTGACGAGGCCTCCGACGCCCTCGACGCCGCCGTGGCCGCGAGCGACACCGCCCAGCGCGACGTCGCCGCCGTCGACGAGGAGAAGGCGACCCTGGCCGCACAGGCCGCTGCCCTGCAGGACGACCGGCTCAGCCTCGAGCAGGCCTACGCGTCCGCCCAGGCCAAGGCAGCCGCGGACGCCGCCGCCGCAGCTGCGGCCGCCCGTGCAGCCGCAGCTGCAGCTGCACCCGCACCTCCCCGAGGCGGTGGCGGGTCACGACCGGCCGGTCCCGGCTCGCCCGGCACCTCCGTGCCCGATCCCGGCACCGGCTGGGTCGCGGGCATCCGCTCGTACTCGTCGTACCAGGCCTACGGCTACCGGGTGCACCCGATCACGGGCGACTACAAGCTGCACGCCGGCGCCGACTTCGGCGCGAGCTGCGGCACTGCGATCTACTCGGTCGCCGCGGGCACCGTGACCTACGCCGGTGCGGCCGGCGGCTACGGCAACCTGATCATCATCGACCACGGCAACGGCATCAGCAGCGCCTACGGCCACATGGAGCGCTCGGGCATCTACGTCGCCAACGGCCAGTCCGTCTCGGCCGGCCAGAACATCGCGGGCGTCGGCACCGCCGGCGGCTCGACGGGCTGCCACCTGCACCTCGAGATCCGCCGCGGCGGCATCGCGACCGACCCGGTCGCCTTCCTCGCCACCAAGGGCGTCCGCTAG
- a CDS encoding superoxide dismutase, with protein sequence MAEYTLPDLPYDYSALAPHISAKIMELHHSKHHNTYVTGANTANAALAEARETGNLANVNKLEKDLAFNLGGHVNHSIFWTNLTPETGEPTGDLLEAIGRDFGDLEKFKAHFTATALGVQGSGWSVLAYDVIGQRLSVFQLFDQQGNVPFGLVPLLMLDVWEHAYYLDYQNVRADYVKAFWNIVNWDNVGQRYAAATTKTQGLLTF encoded by the coding sequence ATGGCTGAGTACACCCTCCCCGATCTCCCCTACGACTACAGCGCCCTCGCGCCGCACATCAGCGCGAAGATCATGGAGCTGCACCACTCCAAGCACCACAACACCTACGTCACCGGCGCGAACACGGCCAACGCCGCCCTCGCCGAGGCCCGCGAGACCGGCAACCTGGCGAACGTGAACAAGCTCGAGAAGGACCTGGCGTTCAACCTCGGCGGCCACGTCAACCACTCGATCTTCTGGACGAACCTCACCCCCGAGACCGGCGAGCCCACCGGCGACCTGCTCGAGGCCATCGGCCGTGACTTCGGCGACCTCGAGAAGTTCAAGGCCCACTTCACCGCCACCGCGCTCGGCGTGCAGGGCTCCGGCTGGTCGGTGCTCGCGTACGACGTGATCGGTCAGCGCCTCAGCGTCTTCCAGCTCTTCGACCAGCAGGGCAACGTGCCGTTCGGCCTCGTCCCACTGCTCATGCTCGACGTCTGGGAGCACGCCTACTACCTCGACTACCAGAACGTGCGCGCCGACTACGTCAAGGCCTTCTGGAACATCGTCAACTGGGACAACGTCGGCCAGCGCTACGCCGCCGCCACGACCAAGACCCAGGGACTGCTGACCTTCTAG
- a CDS encoding EamA family transporter — translation MSPRDRLLALVVVVCWGVNFPMTALALDHFPPIFLVALRFALLAVPTLLFVPRPAIPWSRLLMVGVGLGILQFGFLYLGMAAGMPSGLASLVLQASAPATVVIAAIWLRERITRRQAIGIGVAVLALAVIAAHRSQVAALLPVVLTLCAAIGWGLGNVAVRRAAAPDPLRLTLWMSVVPPVPMLALSLAVEGPERIGDSLAGAFTVAALPSVIGLLYVVLVATVLGYGLWTRLLAAYPSSTVAPFSMLVPVVGVFASWVAFAEVPDLVEVCAGVVVVAGVLFASRPPRGARAVAAAAAAGSGAVTSGSEHDVPARRDATLGT, via the coding sequence ATGAGCCCCCGCGACCGCCTCCTCGCCCTAGTCGTCGTGGTCTGCTGGGGCGTCAACTTCCCGATGACGGCGCTCGCGCTCGACCACTTCCCGCCGATCTTCCTGGTGGCGCTGCGCTTCGCCCTGCTCGCGGTGCCGACCCTGCTGTTCGTGCCGCGGCCGGCGATCCCCTGGTCGCGGCTGCTGATGGTGGGCGTCGGCCTCGGGATCCTCCAGTTCGGGTTCCTGTACCTCGGCATGGCCGCGGGCATGCCGTCGGGGCTCGCCTCGCTCGTGCTGCAGGCGTCGGCGCCCGCGACCGTGGTGATCGCGGCGATCTGGCTGCGCGAGCGCATCACGCGGCGCCAGGCGATCGGCATCGGCGTGGCCGTGCTGGCGCTCGCGGTGATCGCGGCGCACCGGTCGCAGGTCGCGGCCCTGCTGCCCGTCGTCCTCACGCTGTGCGCGGCGATCGGCTGGGGACTCGGCAACGTCGCCGTCCGTCGCGCCGCCGCCCCCGACCCGCTGCGCCTCACCCTCTGGATGTCGGTCGTGCCGCCCGTGCCGATGCTCGCCCTGTCGCTGGCCGTCGAGGGCCCCGAGCGCATCGGGGACAGCCTGGCCGGGGCGTTCACGGTCGCGGCGCTGCCGTCGGTGATCGGCCTGCTCTACGTGGTGCTCGTCGCGACGGTGCTCGGCTACGGCCTGTGGACGCGCCTGCTCGCGGCGTACCCGTCGAGCACCGTCGCGCCGTTCTCGATGCTCGTGCCCGTGGTCGGCGTGTTCGCGTCGTGGGTGGCGTTCGCCGAGGTGCCCGACCTCGTGGAGGTCTGCGCCGGGGTCGTCGTCGTCGCCGGGGTGCTGTTCGCGAGCCGCCCGCCACGCGGTGCGCGTGCCGTTGCCGCAGCAGCCGCCGCCGGCAGCGGTGCTGTCACATCAGGTTCCGAGCACGACGTCCCGGCACGACGGGACGCGACGCTCGGAACGTGA
- a CDS encoding ScbR family autoregulator-binding transcription factor, which translates to MAQQRRARETRAAILQGASSVFLARGYAETSLDQVTDAAGVTKGALYFHFRSKADLAGAVVAEQQRLSRAWTELAIASAPSAAGALMLACASFATQLSTEPMVAAGLRLSTESIGEVPTRAPSALAWVGETAGHVGRAVEEGTFRDDLDVDRAARFVVGAFSGVQTFSALSTGHADVFERLQDMMRFVLPSFLSPRSAGLVGELAALIRPTDRPPIG; encoded by the coding sequence GTGGCGCAGCAGCGCAGGGCCCGCGAGACGCGGGCGGCCATCTTGCAGGGCGCCTCCTCGGTGTTCCTCGCCCGCGGCTACGCCGAGACGTCGCTCGACCAGGTGACGGACGCGGCGGGCGTCACGAAGGGCGCCCTCTACTTCCACTTCCGGTCGAAGGCCGACCTGGCCGGGGCGGTCGTCGCCGAGCAGCAGCGGCTGTCGAGGGCCTGGACCGAGCTGGCGATCGCGAGCGCCCCGTCCGCGGCCGGTGCGCTGATGCTGGCGTGCGCCTCCTTCGCGACACAGCTCTCGACCGAGCCGATGGTCGCCGCCGGCCTGCGGCTCTCGACCGAGTCCATCGGCGAGGTGCCGACCAGGGCGCCCTCCGCGCTCGCCTGGGTCGGCGAGACCGCGGGGCACGTGGGCCGCGCGGTCGAGGAGGGGACGTTCCGCGACGACCTCGACGTCGACCGGGCGGCGCGCTTCGTCGTCGGCGCCTTCAGCGGCGTGCAGACCTTCTCGGCCCTGAGCACCGGGCACGCGGACGTCTTCGAGCGGCTGCAGGACATGATGCGGTTCGTGCTGCCGTCGTTCCTGTCGCCGCGGTCCGCCGGCCTCGTCGGCGAGCTCGCCGCACTGATCAGGCCGACGGACCGTCCCCCGATCGGCTGA
- a CDS encoding LysR family transcriptional regulator, which yields MEIQHLDLLRELADRGSVTAVAAAVHRSPSAVSQQLRTLQRQLGVELVRRAGRGVQLTDAGQALARASVAVSTAVAEAEAALEAHRGGLLGVVRLALFPSASELLLPGLLVRMREHEGIELEISDRDVSEDEFAQLTADVDVVIGHRSDGVVPAEHPGLTVVPLLREPLEVALPLDHPLAGRERVSVADVIGEPWVCVPEGYPIDRVLVSMALQSGVVPQVVHRTVHLPVIEAMVAAGLGVALVPRHTSAGRAPGRFRLATLDSVRAGRHVEALMRPERAARPVVQTVVAEIAAEARATEAASEEARRTS from the coding sequence ATGGAGATCCAGCACCTCGACCTGCTGCGCGAGCTCGCCGACCGCGGGAGCGTCACCGCGGTCGCCGCAGCGGTGCACCGCTCGCCCAGCGCGGTCTCGCAGCAGCTGAGGACGCTGCAGCGTCAGCTCGGCGTCGAGCTCGTGCGGCGGGCGGGACGCGGGGTGCAGCTGACGGACGCGGGGCAGGCGCTGGCCCGCGCCTCCGTGGCGGTGTCGACGGCGGTCGCCGAGGCGGAGGCCGCGCTCGAGGCGCACCGTGGCGGCCTGCTCGGCGTGGTGCGGCTGGCGCTGTTCCCGTCGGCGTCGGAGCTGCTGCTGCCCGGCCTGCTGGTCCGGATGCGGGAGCACGAGGGGATCGAGCTCGAGATCAGCGACCGCGACGTCTCGGAGGACGAGTTCGCACAGCTCACGGCCGACGTCGACGTGGTGATCGGGCACCGGTCCGACGGCGTCGTGCCGGCCGAGCACCCGGGGCTCACCGTCGTGCCGTTGCTCCGCGAGCCCCTCGAGGTCGCCCTGCCCCTCGACCACCCGCTGGCCGGACGCGAGCGGGTCTCCGTGGCCGACGTGATCGGCGAGCCCTGGGTCTGCGTGCCGGAGGGCTACCCGATCGACCGCGTGCTCGTGTCGATGGCGCTGCAGTCGGGGGTCGTGCCGCAGGTCGTGCACCGCACGGTGCACCTGCCCGTGATCGAGGCGATGGTGGCCGCCGGGCTCGGCGTGGCTCTGGTGCCCCGGCACACGTCGGCCGGGCGGGCGCCGGGGCGGTTCCGCCTCGCGACGCTCGACAGCGTGCGGGCCGGACGGCACGTCGAGGCGCTGATGCGGCCGGAGCGGGCGGCACGGCCCGTCGTGCAGACGGTCGTCGCGGAGATCGCGGCCGAGGCGCGGGCGACCGAGGCCGCCTCCGAGGAGGCGCGTCGCACCTCCTGA
- a CDS encoding molybdopterin-dependent oxidoreductase — MAGFTGFGRRREADPRLPPGQHLEKGFPVLSAGPTPNIKRWELQLGTEQGSRSLSWADFQALPHEQIETDIHCVTSWSKLGTHWSGVSLDTLFDGLETTHEFAMTTSYGGYTTNLPLSELLGGKAWVVDTYEGEPLGSEHGGPARLFVPGLYFWKSAKWVQGIQTMASDRRGFWESMGYHQLGDPWREQRYA, encoded by the coding sequence ATGGCAGGTTTCACGGGCTTCGGCCGACGTCGCGAGGCCGACCCGCGACTCCCGCCGGGGCAGCACCTCGAGAAGGGGTTCCCGGTCCTGTCGGCGGGCCCGACCCCGAACATCAAGAGGTGGGAACTCCAGCTCGGCACCGAGCAGGGCAGCCGCTCGCTCAGCTGGGCCGACTTCCAGGCGCTGCCGCACGAGCAGATCGAGACCGACATCCACTGCGTCACGAGCTGGTCGAAGCTCGGCACGCACTGGTCGGGCGTCTCGCTCGACACCCTCTTCGACGGCCTCGAGACCACGCACGAGTTCGCGATGACGACGAGCTACGGCGGCTACACGACGAACCTGCCCCTGAGCGAGCTGCTGGGCGGAAAGGCCTGGGTGGTCGACACCTACGAGGGCGAGCCGTTGGGCTCGGAGCACGGCGGCCCGGCGCGCCTGTTCGTGCCCGGCCTGTACTTCTGGAAGAGCGCGAAGTGGGTGCAGGGCATCCAGACGATGGCGTCCGACCGCCGCGGCTTCTGGGAGAGCATGGGCTACCACCAGCTCGGCGACCCCTGGCGCGAACAGCGCTACGCGTGA
- a CDS encoding sensor histidine kinase, with protein sequence MADARRWGRHVVAPAAALVYFVFWVASSWGRGGVADNTVVFGLFAVAIALAWWIPTTSLALVVVVPLLQLLGLAEAPSQDTWTAYVAIALVMAFVAVKPSPWLRLAALLVAAVAAGLAAWLLAVPTLTRPQSWSTWVGAGTTGLRIEFSLLTAALFGVFAGAWAIGVAFASIRRVLVIRQALEATETRFEATDLELRLAQDRARISRDVHDALAHSLAVVVSQAQGGLALQATRPEVAAESLRTIAEVGRTALLDVRRLVERITQDDDVTAPRETLADIDALVVAMREVGMEVDVTVEGAPGPQGPAGALAPSQELAVYRIVQESLTNALKHAGTSSRVAVQLDWRGRGLTLQVTSRGRGAPLVAARTGADRGAGVRGMTERARLAGGWLTAQPSADGTAFEVTAFVPTTGASSAVATGTSSSAAPAPAPASAPAPASASVPTERSSS encoded by the coding sequence ATGGCGGACGCGAGGCGGTGGGGGCGACACGTCGTCGCGCCGGCCGCGGCCCTCGTCTACTTCGTCTTCTGGGTCGCCAGCTCGTGGGGCCGCGGCGGCGTCGCCGACAACACCGTGGTGTTCGGCCTCTTCGCCGTCGCGATCGCCCTCGCCTGGTGGATCCCGACGACCTCGCTCGCGCTCGTCGTGGTCGTGCCGCTGCTGCAGCTGCTCGGCCTCGCGGAGGCCCCGTCGCAGGACACCTGGACGGCGTACGTCGCCATCGCCCTGGTGATGGCCTTCGTGGCGGTGAAGCCGTCGCCCTGGCTCCGCCTGGCCGCGCTGCTCGTCGCCGCCGTCGCCGCCGGCCTCGCCGCGTGGCTGCTCGCCGTCCCGACCCTGACGCGGCCGCAGAGCTGGAGCACCTGGGTCGGCGCGGGCACGACCGGGCTCCGCATCGAGTTCTCGCTGCTCACCGCCGCGCTGTTCGGGGTCTTCGCGGGCGCGTGGGCCATCGGCGTCGCGTTCGCCAGCATCCGGCGGGTTCTCGTGATCCGGCAGGCCCTCGAGGCGACCGAGACGCGGTTCGAGGCGACCGACCTCGAGCTGCGCCTCGCCCAGGACAGGGCGCGGATCTCCCGCGACGTGCACGACGCGCTCGCGCACTCGCTCGCGGTCGTGGTGTCGCAGGCGCAGGGCGGGCTCGCGCTGCAGGCGACGCGGCCCGAGGTCGCGGCGGAGTCGCTCCGCACCATCGCCGAGGTGGGCCGCACGGCGCTGCTCGACGTCCGGCGACTCGTCGAGCGGATCACCCAGGACGACGACGTCACGGCCCCCCGCGAGACGCTGGCCGACATCGACGCCCTGGTCGTCGCGATGCGCGAGGTCGGGATGGAGGTGGACGTCACGGTCGAGGGAGCCCCGGGCCCCCAGGGCCCGGCCGGCGCCCTCGCCCCCTCGCAGGAGCTCGCCGTCTACCGCATCGTCCAGGAGAGCCTGACGAACGCCCTGAAGCACGCGGGCACCTCGAGCCGCGTCGCCGTGCAGCTCGACTGGCGCGGACGGGGCCTCACGCTGCAGGTCACCTCGCGGGGCCGCGGCGCCCCGCTCGTGGCGGCCCGCACCGGTGCCGACCGCGGCGCCGGCGTCCGCGGCATGACCGAGCGCGCCCGCCTCGCGGGGGGCTGGCTGACCGCACAGCCGTCGGCGGACGGGACCGCCTTCGAGGTGACCGCGTTCGTGCCGACGACCGGCGCCTCCTCGGCGGTCGCGACCGGCACCTCCTCGTCTGCTGCCCCTGCCCCTGCCCCTGCCTCTGCACCTGCACCTGCCTCTGCCTCCGTGCCGACCGAGAGAAGCTCCTCATGA
- a CDS encoding response regulator transcription factor produces the protein MTDSRPAADSRPAVAPGAAATAVITVAVVDDQPLFASGLRMLIEAQPDLRCVGTAVDGREALALVEREHPDVVLMDLRMPVMNGLEATARILEGVSPDDLPRVVALTTIQRDEAVFGALKAGAYAFLTKDATPDEVLTTIRAAWAGDPVPTAAAALDVVHEFAVPTTPAPRVDPLEPLSPREREMFLLVAKGLSNIEIAGEAYLSEATVKSHVRSVLQKLGMRNRVQIVVFAYENGLVPASDGGQRPRR, from the coding sequence ATGACCGACTCGCGCCCCGCCGCCGACTCGCGCCCCGCAGTCGCCCCCGGCGCCGCCGCCACCGCCGTCATCACCGTCGCGGTCGTCGACGACCAGCCGCTGTTCGCCTCCGGCCTGCGCATGCTGATCGAGGCGCAGCCGGACCTGCGATGCGTCGGCACCGCCGTCGACGGGCGCGAGGCGCTGGCGCTGGTCGAGCGCGAGCACCCCGACGTCGTGCTGATGGACCTGCGGATGCCCGTGATGAACGGGCTCGAGGCGACGGCACGCATCCTCGAGGGCGTGTCGCCCGACGACCTCCCGCGGGTGGTCGCGCTCACGACGATCCAACGTGACGAGGCCGTGTTCGGGGCCCTCAAGGCCGGCGCCTACGCGTTCCTCACGAAGGACGCGACGCCCGACGAGGTGCTCACGACGATCCGGGCGGCGTGGGCGGGCGACCCCGTGCCGACCGCGGCGGCCGCGCTCGACGTCGTGCACGAGTTCGCCGTCCCGACGACCCCTGCCCCACGGGTCGACCCGCTCGAGCCGCTCTCCCCGCGCGAGCGCGAGATGTTCCTGCTCGTCGCGAAGGGGCTCAGCAACATCGAGATCGCGGGCGAGGCGTACCTCAGCGAGGCGACGGTGAAGAGCCACGTCCGTTCGGTGCTGCAGAAGCTCGGCATGCGCAACCGCGTGCAGATCGTCGTGTTCGCCTACGAGAACGGGCTCGTGCCCGCGTCCGACGGCGGGCAGAGGCCCCGCCGGTGA